One window from the genome of Cyclobacterium amurskyense encodes:
- a CDS encoding BlaI/MecI/CopY family transcriptional regulator: MRELTRAEEQIMQILWDIEKGFVKDVLEKMTAPKPAYNTVSTIIRILERKGFVKHKAYGKSHEYYPIVSKDEYRSFTIKNLLTGYFSGSFANLASFFAKDEQLDIKALEKIMAEVKDDVKDK, encoded by the coding sequence ATGAGAGAACTAACAAGAGCAGAAGAGCAGATAATGCAGATTCTATGGGACATCGAGAAAGGATTTGTCAAAGATGTCCTAGAAAAAATGACCGCTCCAAAACCAGCGTACAATACTGTATCGACCATCATACGTATATTGGAAAGAAAAGGTTTTGTAAAGCACAAAGCGTATGGAAAATCTCATGAATATTACCCAATAGTTTCTAAAGACGAATACAGAAGCTTTACCATTAAAAATTTATTGACTGGGTATTTTAGTGGTTCTTTTGCCAACCTGGCCTCCTTTTTTGCCAAAGATGAACAATTAGACATTAAAGCTTTGGAAAAAATTATGGCTGAAGTAAAGGATGACGTAAAAGACAAATAA
- a CDS encoding acyl-CoA desaturase, with translation MILIIFFLLHWYFSLFCQSFFLHRYAAHQMFVMNKYWEKFFYVFTWLCQGSSYLSPRAYAILHRMHHAYSDTPLDPHSPHHTENLFTMMWKTKKIYNEHFTFKVKPEERFAKDIPDWNRFDRFADTMGIRIGWVVVYFLIYVLSISVFELPGTYWWMYFMLPIHFMMGPVHGAIVNWSGHKYGYANFDNNDKSKNSLILDFLMLGELFQNNHHRLPKRVNFAVKWYEFDPTYPIVKLLHATGIIKLKSVS, from the coding sequence GTGATTCTAATTATTTTCTTTCTATTGCATTGGTATTTCTCCCTGTTTTGCCAAAGTTTTTTCCTACATCGGTATGCTGCTCATCAAATGTTTGTGATGAATAAATATTGGGAAAAATTCTTTTATGTTTTCACCTGGCTTTGTCAAGGCAGTTCTTACCTTTCCCCACGTGCCTATGCTATTTTACACAGAATGCACCATGCGTACAGTGACACTCCTTTAGATCCTCATAGCCCACATCACACAGAAAATTTATTTACCATGATGTGGAAAACGAAAAAAATTTACAATGAACATTTTACCTTTAAGGTAAAGCCAGAAGAGAGATTTGCTAAAGACATTCCAGATTGGAATCGATTTGATCGCTTTGCGGATACTATGGGTATTCGAATTGGATGGGTTGTTGTATATTTTTTAATCTATGTACTTAGTATTAGCGTCTTCGAACTTCCGGGAACTTATTGGTGGATGTATTTTATGCTACCTATTCATTTTATGATGGGCCCCGTTCATGGAGCTATAGTAAACTGGAGTGGGCATAAATATGGTTATGCCAATTTTGACAATAACGATAAGTCTAAAAACTCATTGATACTGGATTTCCTTATGCTTGGTGAGCTTTTCCAAAACAATCATCATAGACTTCCTAAAAGAGTTAATTTCGCCGTAAAATGGTATGAGTTTGACCCAACTTATCCAATTGTAAAATTACTTCATGCCACAGGAATAATTAAACTTAAGTCGGTCAGCTAA